A DNA window from Scomber japonicus isolate fScoJap1 chromosome 14, fScoJap1.pri, whole genome shotgun sequence contains the following coding sequences:
- the si:ch1073-126c3.2 gene encoding uncharacterized protein si:ch1073-126c3.2: MALKETLIWLCSLAVLFFSAASHETVLQDCSSKAQLLDRLSADLKVVVECGEIPPSDWSPQRTASLLLSMRNLTETLHKHQLNECRGAEPEQCPEAEVPDNGGLACVTVADKQRNTTTRYCKPLCNHGFDFGFLRRSRLYDECGAQTRFKWNTQYVGGNKLAVCNETPIQISGAETAYFPKDCMTSKESSEPVNTIESDFIAELKKEGIEGEMKSFCLVCGRS, translated from the exons ATGGCATTAAAGGAAACACTGATTTGGCTGTGCTCTCTAGCAG tgttATTCTTCTCTGCAGCTTCACATGAAACGGTGCTCCAGGATTGCAGCTCGAAAGCTCAGCTGTTGGATCGTCTATCAGCTGATCTCAAG GTGGTGGTAGAGTGTGGTGAAATCCCCCCCTCTGACTGGAGCCCACAGCGGACAGCCTCACTACTGCTCTCCATGAGGAACCTGACTGAGACTCTGCACAAACACCAGCTGAAcg AATGCCGAGGTGCTGAGCCAGAACAATGCCCTGAAGCCGAAGTTCCCGACAATGGAGGGTTGGCGTGTGTCACAGTGGCCGACAAGCAACGCAACACTACTACGCGCTACTGCAAACCTTTGTGCAACCAT GGTTTTGACTTTGGTTTCCTCAGGCGGAGTCGTTTATACGATGAGTGCGGCGCTCAGACCAGATTTAAATGGAACACTCAATACGTAGGAGGAAACAAGCTGGCTGTCTGTAACG AAACACCTATTCAAATTTCAGGAGCGGAGACGGCATATTTTCCAAAGGACTGCATGACATCTAAGGAGAGCAGCGAACCGGTGAACACCATCGAGAGCGATTTTATCGCTgagctgaagaaagaaggaattgAGGGAGAGATGAAGTCTTTCTGTCTTGTATGTGGACGATCGTGA